In Lolium rigidum isolate FL_2022 chromosome 3, APGP_CSIRO_Lrig_0.1, whole genome shotgun sequence, the genomic window ATTCTTCTAaatgtttggtcaaactttatttggtttaacttttttttaaagccttaagctttgggatggaggtagtattatcaATGAAGATCAAACGTCAAGGAATATATCTTTTGTATATCGTGTGGATACGAAATCTAATTTACCAATTAATTAAAATCTTACAATATTTAGTGAAACCACTATCTCTTCACTTTTTCCAACTTTTTAGGTGTATTTACTAAAGAAAAATCATCTTAGCTCCTAGGCTCGAGTGGGCTCATTTTTgaaaacagaagaaaaaaaaccTCATTTTTATGACTCAAAAAATTATGGAAAAAATAACTAGTACATGTCATGTCTAGCATGTATAACCAAATTTGTGTccaaatatattttcgtatgttGTTTCGACAAAAAAGACAAATGCCAGAAGCAAAATTGAGTTGATTTTTGCCTTTTCAAAGTCATAATTTTATGTTTTTTGTGTAGTTAAAAACTATGCACATATGTAGAGAAGCATGTATCCATGAAGAAAATGGCATATCGTTTCGATTTTTTAAGGAACGAGCTCGCAGGAACTCAGTTAGCACAAAATCTATTGTCTATTTCCATCAATTCTAAAGAAAATCATGTGTCGGCTGTGAATTGTTCATACATGTGAAGATCAAACATTATGAATATACTAGGATTGAATTAGTAGAAGCATTATTCATTCTATATTATTCTTTATTATCTTCCACATAAGATGAGTTCGATTTTGGGAATTCGTTTGAATTTTTACATATGGCTTCTACGGAGAGAACAGTTTCGACCTGATATAATCGGGCAGGCCATGACGAGCGCCTATGAGGGTCAAGCACACTCGGAATACGCAAATCCACTGACAGTATATTCTACTGAACACAGCAAGTTAATGCTGTACCCAGGAACATAACTGCACTCTGCAGTCCAATTTGCTATACACATTACTTGTACAATATATGCCAGCTACCGCAAGACTAAGCACAAAATTAGAGTACAAAAACTAGCTACTACCTACTTGCTGCCGAGCCGAACTGCCGTCGATCATTTACACTATAGCTCATACGCTTCTCTGGTATCGAGGTTTCAGAGAAGACGGCCTCCTATCTTCGTGAAGAGCCCTCGGACCGGTGGAATCAGCATTTGCGCTGCTTGGCCATGCGTGAGGGGTCAGCTGTTGCTGATACGCATTCATGTTGTCGGATACGCCAAGCCTGATGATAAATGTAGCTGTGCAGCCTCTTCCTGCTCCTTCACTCTCCAGCCAGATGTGCCCTCCCATCAGAGTAACAAACCTACATAAGAGTTTTCAGAAGGTTTCTGAGTTTTAGAATGGGTGATTATGAACCCCTGCTTCATCCTTGTGCTGCTTCGAGAGAAGCTGAGTTACCAAACCCAATAACCTGTAGAAGGTTTACTAGTAAGGAGGTTGAGGCGGGACAGTGGATTACCTCCTGCAAATGGCAAGGCCAAGGCCACTACCACTGTATCCTCGGTTACCACCAGGCTGAGTTTGAGCGAATTTTGTAAATACATGAGGTAGATCCTGAGGGCTAATGCCACAGCCTGTATCCTTTAGCTGCAACAGAAGAATGGCAAAGGACGTAAATAATCAAGAAACTGATTAAATAATTACCTGATAACACGTAAATTTTATAGTTAGATAATGATTTTAACTCATCTTGAAAACCGTCATTCTTCTATGACATGTTCATAAACTGTAACCTTAGAAACTTTTATTCCAGTTCTACTCTCAGAAACACTGGCATCAGCTAAATAAAAAAGTAGTCCTGTCAGCATGTGTGCTTTTCCGATGAATGTTTTGTTGTTATATCTTAATTAACTCCTTTCTTGCATAGTTGAGAAGATGATGGGTTGGTTTGGGTTTCTCATCTCATGCGCCACTGCTTTATGTTTCAATTTAATACCGTCTGGTTTTTTGCAAATTCAATTTCGGTCTCTCTTTGCTCTCCGGTGTTCAAGCAACAAGCAATAAAAGATAGCCCCAATGGTATAGCCGTATAGAGAAAACTAGAAAAACATTTATCGGACCTAGCCTGCACTGAAGCAGCAAGTCATATGGACAACTTCAGGACAATGTGACTTTAACAGCCCTCCAGCCAAGATTTCCGATGCACCACATGCCAGCAGACCAATGGTTATCAGCCTGGTCAGACGTGTGTAATTTCATGCATGCACATGTTGAGCAGAGGTTACTCCGATGACTATGAAGATTTAAGTTGTTTCATATTTAGATCTTTGTTTCTGAATCCTATTGCAAGAACATGAGCTGATAGCTTTAACAAGACAAACCCTTCAAATTAGTATCTATAATTACCTGAACTTTCAAATAAAAATGGCCATCACATGCAGCTGGATGAAAGTCTGAGGTTCTGTACTCTCTTAAAGAATCAGGCTTGAGAACGGAGGCTAAAAGTGTGATGTGGCCCTCCTTGGTGAACTTAACAGCATTGCCAGAGATATTCAGAATAGTTTGCATTAGCCTCTTTTCGTCGCCAATAGCACATAATGGCAAATCTGGTGCTAACATAACCGACATAGATAGACTCTTGATAGCTGCGATTGGTCTGATGAAACTCATCACCTGTAAGACCAACAAAAATTTCAGGCAAATGAAATATGCATATATACATTAGACAACCAGAGAATGATAATGTTGCAGACCTCTTTGAAAACAGCATGAAGATTGAATGCTCTGATCTCCAACTCAAGGCTGCCATCCTCAAGTTTGGAAAGATCTAATACATCATTGATAAGTGTTGCTAGAAGGTTGCTGCTTTTTAAAACCGTTTCCACCATTAGACGCTGCTCAGGAGTGAGTTCAGTTTCCAAAAGTAAGGAAGAGAGAGCTATAATAGCATTCATTGGTGTTCGCATTTCGTGATTCATAACAGCTAGGAAATCGTTCCGAGCACGGATGGCCGTTTCAGCCTCTCGCCGAGCTAAATCCAGGGCAACGTTTTGTTCCATTAGTAAATCGCGTGCACGCATGGACTCTTCAAGAATAGCTGCATGAGAGAGTGCAACTGCTACctggaaaaaagaagagaaacatTTCAGCTTACAATATCATTTCATAATGTACTAGTAGTAATGTCATACCAACATGTATTAGCCTCAGTACCTTTTGGTTTGAAGGAAATAAAGAATTTTTTAGAATGGTCTGATACAATGGATCATAACATCATACTTGTCAATAAATATGCATTTCCAGTTAAAGAGTCTATTGACTGAAACATCATTCGCATATGAGTTTATAAACATATTAAACATCATTCACTCCTATGAATATCTATGTTATGCGTAACCAAACTAAAAGAAGCGGCATTGTGTTGGAGAAAAAAGAAGTGGCAATAACCTGATCGGCGACAACCTCAACAAGCTCCAACTCATGCACATGCCAGTTCCTTGCACTATCAGATGGAAGCATCAGAACCATAATAGCATAGCTTTTCGCTGAAAGCTCTGGCCAGTCATTTATTTGGAAGTTTGAGAGATTTAGAAGAGGTACTCGCACTGCAGCCACCTCTGGTGGAACATATCGCCCTGCAAGAGGCCGAATCCGTGCCAACGGACATGTGTGGGGTATTATAATTGCCCGGTTGCTACTGAAAACTTGGTTGATGACAGGAAGATTGATCGGTATAGATGACCCAACGGTAATCTGGTGGCGCAGAGTATGCGAAAGCTGGAGACTGGAACCACTTCGCGACGGCATCCACAGGGCACATTCCTCCAGACCCAAGGTCCTCCCTAGCTCAACGATAGTAGTCTTCAAAATGGTGTGCCTATCAAGCGTGCTCCTGATCTCATGAGTCAACATCCTAACATGCCTCCCGGTCTCCTCCTGCGTCCTTATCAGGCCCATCTCCCAGTCAAGCTCCTCGGCTTTGTTCTTCAGAAACAGCTCCCTCGTCTTCACGCTCAGCAGGTCGGGGATGATGTGCACGAGCATCAACGCCGTCGCGCAGGAGACGACCGCCGTTGAAACCTTGGCGACCGTCATGACCATCGCGACGGTCTTGGTGTGCGTGGTGAAAGTCCAGAGGTTGATGAGGTGGGTCGCTCCGCAGAGGACGATGAAGGCGCCAAACTGGATGAGGACCCATCGGTACGGGAAGAAGGACGACTTCTTGACGAAGTAGATGAGCTCCAGCGGGATGGAGAAGTAGGCGAGGGCGATGAAGAAGTCGGAGATGtactggtacttgatgagcagctCGTCCGTCGGCCACAGCGGCTCGATGCAGTCGCATCTCTCCATCCCTCCAGCTCTAGTGATGCATCTGCTGTCACAACATTCCCTGCGGAAGATGAAATATATGGTGAGTTGCCATGGCATGAACCCACTAGCACACGTCCCTCGGATCTCAAACAAGTTTGTACCGTTTCCCATTTCACATAACAGGAACTACTGGCTAACAGTAACAAAAATAGCAGCAAAATCTCATGAACACACATTGGATATGAACAGAGTCTACACCTAacaataacagaataaatagcagAGAAAGCTCATGGGCACACATTAGATATGAACAGAGCCTATGCCCTATGGAGCACGGAACACAAGCACAGAACACAGAAGAGGCAATCACCACAGCTACCCATCCGTGAGTGGTTCTCAACCCGCGATCACGGCTGGCTTCCACTGCCATCTCTAATATTTTGTCAAAGTTTTCCGAATTTCAGTTACTCCCACCACATTTCAGCACAGCATGTCCCTTCGAACCCTTTCCCCATACACCAGCAACACGGCGCAGCAGCGAGGCAATATGTACCCGCGGAAGCCAGCAAGCAATCGGAGCCAAGCACGCTCCGCGACGCGACAGGAAGGCGCCGCTCCCAGCACCGATGCGTCCCCGCGCGGCTACACCCAAGAATCGACCCCTTGACCACAAGCCCCGACCGCTCTAGCTGCCTCGCCCCCGACCAACACACGAGACGAAACCCCAGATCTGCCCAGGCCGAGGAAGAGAGCAGGGGAAGTACCTCAGTCGGCGTCGACGACGATGGGGGGAACAGGACGGCTGCCGGGAGGTTGCGGGGGGTGGAAGGGAGGAAGCGGCGCTGAAAAGGGAAGGGAAGGGAGCCAGATGCGCAGACAGACGGACGGACAGTGAAGTCGTCCACCCCACACGGCACGGGCAAAGAAAGAAAGCCAAAAGAAACGCAAGTCCAACCGCGGCTGCTGCACTGCACTCGCCCGTGGTCTTTCTTTTCGTCTCTCACCTTTTGTCTCCACGCTAAGCTGCCAGCCGTCGGCGGCCACGCCGCCACGGCCACGGGTACGAGGACTGGCGGACCGCCGTCAGCGCGGCAGGCCGGCAGCGAGCTAGCACCGCGTGCCGGGGTGACAGCGGCAGAGTTGGGACGCTGTGGTGTTGGGGCTATCGTCTGCacggtcgccgtcgccggcgggAAGGGGGCTGGCCATCAGGCCATGGCCGTATCGGAGAGCATTGCCTGCGCTGGGAGAGGGATTTCTGGGGGAGAAATTACTGCTTTTGTCACGGGAAGGAAGAGGTGAGTTTGCAACGCGGCAGATGGCGCCGGGAGAGCAGGTGATTAGCTTCAACTTTTCAGGGTGGTAGACTAGGCACATCAACTTTGACCTGGAAAGTTAAGCCTTTCGTGCGTAATCACTGTCGATCACCACCCAAGGCACATGACACGGACGACAGCTACTGGCCACTGTTATCTCCTTGTTTCCTTCCCCCGTGATCATCATGGTGTTTTTCTCTGTTTCACAAGACACGCCAGACCACCCCAAACTTTCCACTCTTTTCTTGGGTTATTAAAATTACGGGGATGACGTCAACGTCTTAAACATGaaaaaaatatttgtgaaaactccaTCTACTCGGACAGTGAACTTCATCCGatgggcttagagcatctccccgTATAAACATGAACCGAAAGTAAGGAGTTCAGTCTCCTAAATTTTTCGGTTTCGATGATCTTAGTCGcggcgcagaacagaaaccgaaAACGCGAAGTTAAAAATGAAAATCAAACATCGTGGAAATTTTTGCTCCGATGAACCATGAGAAATGAAACAAAATTTTGCTCCGATCGAGCTACATTCGAACATAATTTACATATATGGATCAAAATCAAAATACTAACTAATCCTACACCTGCGCGCTAATTTCATCCAAAATTGGCCCCAGGATTGTCATCGGGCTCtacgcgcggcggaggaggagggtttTTGCGTCGGTGACGCCTATGCGACGACGACTGTGGCCACCTCGAACGGCGCCGCCTCTGCTGAGCTCCCACAAGTGAGAGCCGACCAGTCttcgtcgtcgttgtcgccgcgcggaagcgccggcagcggcgggctgcacgaACCGGCGGGAGGGGCGTCGGCTTCCCCATCGCGTGCCTCGGAGCGCGAACCTGCACGGTCACATGCGGGCCGCCCGCCTCGCGCGGTCCGCCTCCGACCGCACACCcagcggacgcggcggcgagcctccgccgccgattcggcccCCTTCCCTACCGGCCCGTCGTGCGCACTCCATTGCAAacggaggggtggtggcggcggagcgaatATGCCGGGGTGTGGCGAAGAAATTTCTCGCTAGAGGTCGAGACTTTTCGCGGCGGAGCGGCGGCAACAGCAGcgggggagtagggttttggaacccaACTCGCCTCCGCGCCCTGTATAAATATGGGGCGGCCGTCCAGTTTCTCGGTCTCCCGAACTCATTTTaagggccaggccgcgagttcgggctcgTTCTAGGACTCTTTCGGCCCGAACCCTTAAACTCGCTGGGAAAATACGGGTCCGGCTCGTTTTTCGGTTGCTTTAGAGTTGCTCTTATGCACTTTAGACATAAGAGTCTCTTTGGTCCAAAGTTAATTTCAtagatgtttcaaaaaaaaagtattctTTACAAATTTCAGGGACGACACAATGTCTTATATTAAAGGcaaaaaatatttgtgaaaacttcaTCTACTCGGACAGTGGACTTCATCCGATGGTCACCTTGTGCACTTTACATAAGAGTCTCTTTGGTCCAAATTAACTTTATATGAATTTCTTTAGGAATTTCTTCTATAAGATTGGTTGCTTTGTATGAATGAACACCATATTATTTATTCCTATGA contains:
- the LOC124704032 gene encoding probable ethylene response sensor 1, whose translation is MERCDCIEPLWPTDELLIKYQYISDFFIALAYFSIPLELIYFVKKSSFFPYRWVLIQFGAFIVLCGATHLINLWTFTTHTKTVAMVMTVAKVSTAVVSCATALMLVHIIPDLLSVKTRELFLKNKAEELDWEMGLIRTQEETGRHVRMLTHEIRSTLDRHTILKTTIVELGRTLGLEECALWMPSRSGSSLQLSHTLRHQITVGSSIPINLPVINQVFSSNRAIIIPHTCPLARIRPLAGRYVPPEVAAVRVPLLNLSNFQINDWPELSAKSYAIMVLMLPSDSARNWHVHELELVEVVADQVAVALSHAAILEESMRARDLLMEQNVALDLARREAETAIRARNDFLAVMNHEMRTPMNAIIALSSLLLETELTPEQRLMVETVLKSSNLLATLINDVLDLSKLEDGSLELEIRAFNLHAVFKEVMSFIRPIAAIKSLSMSVMLAPDLPLCAIGDEKRLMQTILNISGNAVKFTKEGHITLLASVLKPDSLREYRTSDFHPAACDGHFYLKVQLKDTGCGISPQDLPHVFTKFAQTQPGGNRGYSGSGLGLAICRRFVTLMGGHIWLESEGAGRGCTATFIIRLGVSDNMNAYQQQLTPHAWPSSANADSTGPRALHEDRRPSSLKPRYQRSV